Proteins found in one Planococcus citri chromosome 2, ihPlaCitr1.1, whole genome shotgun sequence genomic segment:
- the LOC135836422 gene encoding zinc finger protein 658B-like, with amino-acid sequence MGDKKAESHMYDDLIENCEDLLKQNATNYQSYLELEELLRLQFAGMNHDYKRLRNWMESAHEDFLVMKHSDFTRLYEVLVKHNLVKEFVHFGKKKEMLQLQFIEIMNECVNLKDDLNTANKSVISLKREYSDLTGLNDAVLENILAKESFNLARSLEILRMNFIEIIENSENSQVILETACIGLAKLKLELDLLKQHYEALSGNEMVKGFIDYAKFQENLQIEIAKQVKDQKETLDRLNQNLASLKSQLAETNEMLKTQQQRYQRIESERDLLDKSSEELCHLLLKYQRRRLNEQKNRELSTNNETRENSAINDNSSLDDRRDESESQLRGSDLSSHQPIIIDDEDLNVSPNAVVVAPVNGLVDSSNTHLIKPVTSLLENYIRAETTPRFYCAHCDRRFSNKDDLTGHIQRRHLHELSKRFKCSTCNKSYSIERQLEQTKSVKYQHQKNGNLHRSISNRTNSKENIPKSYKCTELKCDKTFAHRNDLKEHELTHSSRNPFKCSFCSNSFKHRFARRLHAQKYHEKYARAQCAHCDKQLYSKQSIFVHLQKCHPSTLKKQIFECSFCSKSFSSKIHLKEHESICCSKTKKGKENRSAVVVLNKFEVSNLRCGICNRLFSCPNTLNDHKRVEHNKLEPRNESSRSPVDLNSSEFRLKCSYCTKCFARSDTKRKHERKFHRDLIFTCAHCDKSFCWVAHLKDHKKVHSSQERYKCSACDKSFAEGTARRKHERRAHDGVRNVTCGYCDQPFSLESVLSHIRSNHPERLTSGRPKSHKCNTCGKSYYRAYHLRDHEKVHSLERSYKCSQCDKCYKDHNSLRKHKRNVHAGCYAKLCAYCGRGYDTKDRLASHIRNVHFNAPLSCATQPNQHKSFGSSDDLKVYKLLQLQSLERIYKCSHCDKIYSSRDARRKHERMIHEGVRYLHYTCAHCDKSFHRKANLESHIWCIHSVKLSMERSKSHKCNTCGKSFYRASHLRDHQAVHRSERPYKCPQCNKCYKDSNTLRKHLRTVHRECSALICAYCVKGYDTKDQLASHIRNVHFNAPLSGTAQPIEQKSFRSSVDLKVYKQPESLEISYKCFLCDRTYSSINSRRKHERIFHNRARVYPCARCNESFADKNDLTLHIQSNHSEQRTKSHKCKTCGKSFNSKSHLTRHQAVHNSQNAYKCSHCDQCFKDASRLKKHEQIVHQGQYPYICAYCGKGYNRKDRITSHIREVHFNAPLASITQLNKQKSSSSSKRNESSRSSVDLKAHKQVQSSKERFKCSHCDKTYSTVKHKRHHERIVHEGVRYYTCAHCDKSLARKNHLTSHIINQHFPELKPKNKRYPFRCITCGKSYSYKSDFDAHLLTHSSLKPFKCSRCDSYFKSTYNRSLHERFIHDGYSRYTCVHCGHGANDKGKLLYHLRVIHGS; translated from the exons ATGGGTGATAAGAAAGCAGAATCACATATGTACGATgatttgattgaaaactgtgAAGATTTATTGAAACAAAATGCCACCAATTACCAAAG TTATTTAGAACTTGAAGAATTACTCCGGCTACAATTCGCTGGAATGAATCATGATTATAAACGTTTGAGAAATTGGATGGAATCAGCTCACGAAGATTTCCTTGTCATGAAACACAGCGATTTCACTCGGTTATATGAAGTATTAGTGAAGCATAACCTCGTCAAAGAATTTGTCCA tttcggtaaaaaaaaagaaatgctgCAATTACAATTTATCGAGATAATGAACGAATGTGTAAATTTAAAAGACGATCTAAATACAGCCAATAAGAGCGTCATATCCTTGAAAAGAGAATATAGTGATTTAACCGGACTTAATGACGCAGTATTGGAGAACATATTAGCTAAGGAATCTTTCAA TTTAGCAAGAAGCTTAGAAATTCTGCGAAtgaattttatcgaaatcaTAGAAAACAGCGAAAATTCACAAGTTATTCTCGAAACAGCTTGCATCGGCTTGGCGAAGTTGAAGTTGGAGCTCGATCTTTTAAAGCAACATTACGAAGCATTATCAGGGAATGAGATGGTCAAAGGATTCATCGA TTACgctaaatttcaagaaaacctCCAGATAGAGATCGCTAAACAAGTCAAAGATCAAAAAGAAACCTTAGACCGACTCAATCAAAACCTCGCATCTTTAAAATCACAACTAGCAGAAAcaaatgaaatgttgaaaaccCAACAACAACGATATCAACGAATTGAAAGTGAACGCGATTTGTTAGATAAATCTTCAGAAGAATTATGTCATTTGTTATTGAAATATCAGCGACGTAGACTAAACGAACAGAAAAATAGAGAACTTTCGACGAATAATGAAACGCGAGAGAATTCTGCGATAAACGATAATTCGTCGCTCGATGATCGTCGCGACGAATCTGAATCTCAACTTCGTGGTTCTGATCTCAGCAGTCATCAGCCAATCATCATTGATGACGAAGACTTGAATGTATCGCCAAATGCCGTCGTTGTAGCTCCTGTAAACGGATTAGTTGATTCATCAAACACTCATTTGATAAAACCGGTAACGTCATTATTGGAAAACTATATTCGTGCAGAAACTACTCCTCGTTTTTATTGCGCACATTGCGATAGACGATTTTCCAATAAGGATGATCTCACCGGCCACATTCAACGACGACATTTACATGAATTAAGTAAACGATTCAAATGTAGCACTTGCAATAAATCGTATTCTATCGAGCGTCAATTGGAACAGACCAAATCCGTCAAGTATCAGCACCAAAAAAATG gaaatttacaTCGCAGTATTAGCAACCGAACCAACTCCAAAGAAAACATTCCGAAATCCTACAAATGTACTGAATTAAAATGTGACAAAACGTTCGCCCACAGAAATGATCTGAAGGAACACGAATTGACGCACTCTTCGAGAAACCCGTTCAAATGTTCATTTTGCAGCAACAGTTTCAAGCATAGATTTGCTAGAAGATTACACGCTCAGAAATATCACGAAAAATATGCTCGTGCTCAATGCGCGCACTGTGATAAACAATTATACAGCAAACAAAGCATTTTCGTACACTTACAAAAGTGTCATCCATCGACACTGAAGAAACAGATATTTGAATGTTCCTTCTGCAGCAAATCGTTCTCCTCGAAAATTCATCTAAAAGAACACGAATCGATATGTTGCTCGAAAACGAAAAAGGGAAAAGAAAATAGATCGGCCGTCGttgttttgaataaattcgaaGTTTCAA ATTTACGTTGCGGAATCTGCAATCGATTGTTTTCGTGCCCGAACACTTTGAATGATCACAAACGCGTCGAACACAATAAACTGGAGCCACGTAACGAATCATCCCGCTCGCCAGTTGATTTGAACAGTTCGGAATTCCGTTTAAAATGCTCTTATTGTACTAAATGTTTCGCGCGCTCTGATACTAAGAGGAAACACGAGCGAAAATTTCATCGAGATCTAATTTTCACTTGTGCACATTGTGACAAGTCATTCTGCTGGGTAGCCCATTTGAAAGATCACAAAAAAGTGCATAGTTCGCAAGAACGTTATAAATGTTCAGCGTGTGATAAATCTTTCGCGGAAGGTACTGCAAGAAGAAAACACGAGCGAAGAGCTCACGATGGAGTTCGCAATGTGACTTGTGGGTATTGTGACCAACCATTCTCTCTGGAGTCTGTGTTATCCCATATTCGCTCCAACCATCCTGAAAGACTGACCAGCGGAAGACCGAAATCACATAAATGCAATACATGCGGCAAATCGTATTATCGCGCATACCATTTGAGAGATCATGAAAAAGTGCATAGCCTAGAGAGATCGTATAAATGTTCGCAATGTGATAAATGTTACAAGGATCATAATAGCTTGAGGAAACATAAGCGAAATGTTCACGCAGGATGTTACGCTAAACTTTGTGCATATTGTGGTAGAGGATATGATACGAAAGATCGACTAGCATCTCATATCCGCAATGTGCATTTTAATGCGCCACTCTCATGCGCCACTCAACCAAATCAACACAAGTCATTCGGCTCGTCAGACGATTTGAAAGTTTACAAACTGCTGCAGCTGCAGAGCTTGGAAAGAATTTATAAATGTTCTCATTGTGATAAAATTTACTCGAGTCGTGATGCTAGAAGAAAACACgagcgaatgattcacgaaggAGTTCGTTACTTGCATTACACTTGCGCGCATTGTGATAAATCATTTCATCGCAAAGCTAATCTGGAGAGCCATATTTGGTGCATCCATTCTGTCAAACTGTCCATGGAAAGATCGAAATCACATAAATGTAATACGTGCGGCAAATCATTTTATCGCGCAAGCCACTTGAGAGATCATCAAGCAGTGCATAGATCAGAGAGACCGTATAAATGTCCGCAATGTAATAAATGTTACAAGGATTCTAATACCTTGAGGAAACACCTGCGAACTGTTCATAGAGAATGTTCTGCTTTAATTTGTGCATATTGTGTCAAAGGATATGATACGAAAGATCAACTAGCATCTCATATCCGCAATGTGCATTTTAATGCGCCACTCTCCGGCACCGCTCAACCAATTGAACAGAAGTCATTCCGCTCGTCAGTCGATTTGAAAGTTTACAAACAGCCGGAGAGCTTGGAAATAAGTTATAAATGTTTTCTTTGTGATAGAACTTACTCCAGTATTAATTCTAGAAGAAAACACGAGCGAATATTTCACAATCGAGCTCGTGTATACCCCTGTGCGCGATGTAACGAGTCATTCGCTGACAAGAATGATCTGACGCTTCATATTCAGTCTAACCATTCTGAACAAAGAACGAAATCGCATAAATGCAAAACATGCGGCAAATCATTCAATAGTAAATCCCATTTGACAAGACATCAAGCAGTGCACAACTCACAGAATGCGTATAAATGTTCTCACTGCGATCAATGTTTCAAGGACGCCTCTCGCTTAAAAAAACACGAACAAATAGTTCATCAAGGACAATATCCTTACATTTGCGCATATTGTGGTAAAGGATATAATAGGAAAGATCGAATAACATCTCATATTCGCGAAGTGCATTTTAATGCGCCACTCGCAAGCATCACTCAACTGAATAAACAGAAGTCATCCTCAAGTTCTAAACGTAACGAGTCATCTCGCTCGTCAGTCGATTTGAAAGCTCACAAACAAGTGCAAAGCTCAAAAGAACGTTTCAAATGTTCACATTGTGATAAAACTTACTCGACTGTTAAACATAAAAGGCACCATGAGCGAATAGTTCACGAAGGAGTTCGCTATTACACTTGCGCGCATTGTGATAAATCATTAGCTCGCAAAAATCATCTGACCAGCCACATTATCAACCAACATTTTCCCGAACTCAAACCCAAAAACAAACGATACCCGTTCAGGTGCATCACGTGTGGCAAATCATATTCCTATAAGAGTGATTTTGATGCACATCTCCTAACGCACAGCTCACTGAAACCGTTCAAATGTTCACGCTGTGATTCATATTTCAAAAGTACTTATAACAGAAGCCTACACGAACGATTTATTCATGATGGATATTCGCGTTACACTTGCGTGCATTGTGGCCATGGAGCAAATGACAAAGGTAAACTATTATACCATTTACGTGTAATCCATGGGTCTTGA
- the LOC135836423 gene encoding uncharacterized protein LOC135836423 produces MNKLWILLAGLAIFRNTHQSDIVKLPAKKPPIYKYTSNFEEVTRCSGFVDKTLMIETFFIKLHGNFHLITAPRKYGKTTMLDMFERFVQIEVDQNGNVINKTSTSNYELFTSSNLKIGRKSEIISEHMAEYPVIYINFNSIVGRTFRESMQAVRGKVKACYDRYRWLYELLVKKYTSPEHNRGSVSQKEDIKFMEKVYREDLNYVEIKYSLHRLAKIVYEYFKKKIFVIVDDYDATVFDSIKDTSVFFDVKEISKLINEILYELFRTSKFNEVAYALLTGATAAMAPSNNFKILNLYNHPFLDEVEFGPFFGFTQDEVTPLLYLHNIKPSDWEDVENFCGGYVIRNTPIRMYNPYSVLLYLSHHGKDPKLQKAWIDLMPLDFLLDFLQVPAIYELYIQLVMLKNLQFELVYYSLEDLEQLSTGIRERRVSRSFDFRIFYTFLFENGYLSYTDQTDSFSVPNGEVYDAITGSLFQFYDYKIKVDRTLVGDVLKDMFEKETVDDLIAVDLKIGFDRIMYGLKHYVPSNVLDDFYYHSIVFYVARAGDPEAHVEERVEGQYKPRTTISPVVDIIMSSEEKEKTMVIDVSNVLNPEQLLNQAMEFKPFEAEEHFEMRYLAVSLQNGTTSVAFSMPTNSENSETSRLYGHVLLQKRVSGGRLYLNTFTAP; encoded by the coding sequence ATGAATAAATTGTGGATTTTATTAGCAGGCCTGGCGATATTTCGGAATACTCATCAAAGCGATATAGTCAAACTACCGGCCAAAAAACCTCCAATTTACAAATACACATCGAATTTCGAAGAAGTAACAAGATGTTCGGGATTTGTCGACAAGACGCTGATGATAGagacatttttcatcaaactgcacggtaattttcatttaatcaCAGCCCCTCGAAAATACGGTAAAACAACTATGCTCGATATGTTCGAAAGATTTGTGCAAATCGAAGTGGATCAAAATGGGAACGTGATTAATAAAACCAGTACATCGAATTACGAATTATTCACatcttcgaatttgaaaattggcagaaaaagtgaaattatatCGGAACATATGGCCGAATATCCGGTAATTTACATCAATTTCAATAGTATCGTTGGACGTACGTTTAGAGAATCTATGCAAGCAGTCAGGGGCAAGGTAAAAGCCTGCTACGATCGATATAGATGGCTTTACGaattattggtcaaaaaatacacttcaccCGAGCATAATAGGGGAAGTGTATCTCAGAAGGAAGATATCaaattcatggaaaaagtcTACAGGGAGGATTTGAATTACGTGGAGATTAAATACAGTCTGCATAGATTGGCTAAAATagtttacgagtattttaaaaagaagatATTCGTAATTGTCGACGATTACGATGCAACTGTATTCGATTCGATAAAAGATACATCGGTATTTTTCGACGTCAAAGAAATCAGTAAGCTGATAAATGAGATTTTATACGAGTTATTTCGCACGTCTAAATTCAACGAAGTCGCATACGCCCTTCTGACCGGAGCTACCGCAGCCATGGCCCCttccaataatttcaaaatccttAACTTATACAATCACCCGTTTTTGGACGAGGTCGAATTTGGTCCATTTTTCGGGTTCACTCAAGATGAAGTCACACCGTTGCTGTATTTGCACAACATCAAGCCATCTGATTGGGAAGACGTGGAGAACTTTTGCGGAGGATATGTCATTAGAAACACTCCGATACGAATGTATAACCCTTATTCCGTCCTACTTTATTTATCTCATCATGGAAAAGATCCAAAATTACAGAAAGCCTGGATTGATCTCATGCCTTTGGACTTTTTACTAGATTTTTTGCAAGTGCCTGCAATTTATGAACTTTACATTCAACtcgtaatgttgaaaaatctccaATTCGAATTAGTCTATTACAGTTTGGAAGATTTAGAACAGCTATCGACAGGAATTCGAGAAAGACGAGTTTCGAGATCGtttgattttcgaatattttacaCGTTCCTGTTCGAAAATGGCTACTTAAGTTACACAGATCAAACTGATTCGTTTTCGGTGCCAAATGGAGAAGTCTACGATGCCATTACAGGTTCcctatttcaattttacgaTTATAAAATTAAAGTAGACCGAACTTTAGTAGGAGACGTATTAAAAGACATGTTCGAAAAAGAAACAGTTGACGATTTGATCGCAGTCGACTTGAAGATAGGTTTTGATAGAATAATGTACGGTTTGAAACATTACGTTCCTAGTAACGTGTTGGATGATTTTTACTACCATAGTATTGTATTCTACGTTGCCAGAGCTGGTGATCCGGAAGCCCATGTTGAAGAAAGAGTCGAAGGGCAATATAAACCAAGGACCACCATCTCTCCTGTAGTAGATATCATCATGTCTTCAGAGGAGAAAGAGAAAACTATGGTAATTGATGTTTCAAATGTCTTAAATCCCGAGCAGTTATTGAATCAAGCTATGGAATTCAAACCCTTTGAAGCAGAAGAGCACTTCGAAATGAGATATCTGGCTGTTAGTTTGCAAAATGGCACCACGTCAGTAGCATTCTCTATGCCTACCAACTCGGAAAACTCTGAAACGTCGCGTCTTTATGGACATGTGCTTTTGCAGAAAAGAGTAAGTGGTGGAAGGCTTTACCTGAATACGTTCACAGCTCCTTGA
- the LOC135836424 gene encoding uncharacterized protein LOC135836424 isoform X3, whose translation MASKSFSADVREIRSLLHRIPTLQQMCSYEVVLTLWRDILMEEEANKTVEKLIAPFGQMYGENVRKAVKQLAVLTEDIKNRLIDDYLPDISHKVDCWMEYTRSCMLPDLPVFVFRVYLQYCVWNSRGEIDYRKTARKLLLECDFDELKFPENPFFSTGFGPLEEFAFMCKFALEDIIEAIDINEYTNCFVLPIDMKTSPLMYYWICKARKRPIPGVKKGAGNLEKLMLSKEEVDNWTIINYFWSRLGERDRMMKVGELLKKYESWRFLKPLLASLTDDELNFVIPVRPIEMMTDLWINLFDYELVYSIWNSTKHLLTGDQFSTLLKKVLQFRYYMDEGYKSTLMKIWNTAEERHREHFVTLQKDVIEKVYFSSDYRNHSRGLQFLSVVLAHPMVDADYRKDLILQRGYQLAINHKYSDVEEIIKIFLPDAADVAQLKKTVIESPDVKKFCVALFNHKSDPEYINKFVQFYAPDEATMTAYLKQIAESKAAE comes from the coding sequence ATGGCTTCGAAAAGTTTTTCCGCCGATGTACGTGAAATTCGCTCGTTGTTGCATAGGATTCCAACTTTGCAACAAATGTGTTCCTACGAAGTAGTGTTGACCTTATGGCGAGATATCTTAATGGAAGAAGAAGCCAACAAAACAGTCGAAAAGCTCATCGCCCCATTTGGCCAAATGTACGGAGAAAATGTGCGTAAAGCGGTGAAGCAGTTGGCAGTACTTACCGAAGATATTAAAAACCGTCTGATCGATGATTATCTGCCCGATATCTCGCACAAGGTGGATTGCTGGATGGAATACACGAGAAGCTGCATGTTACCTGATCTTCCAGTTTTCGTTTTTCGTGTTTATTTGCAGTATTGCGTTTGGAATTCGAGAGGGGAAATCGATTACAGAAAAACTGCACGAAAATTATTGCTCGAATGCGactttgatgaactgaaatttccCGAGAATCCATTTTTTTCGACGGGTTTCGGTCCTTTGGAAGAATTTGCGTTTATGTGTAAATTCGCTTTGGAAGATATTATCGAAGCGATCGATATCAACGAGTATACTAATTGTTTCGTCCTACCAATTGATATGAAAACGAGCCCACTGATGTACTATTGGATTTGTAAAGCGAGAAAGCGGCCTATTCCCGGGGTGAAGAAAGGTGCcggtaatttagaaaaattgatgcTGTCGAAAGAAGAGGTCGATAATTGGACGATTATCAATTATTTCTGGAGTCGTTTGGGTGAACGCGATCGAATGATGAAGGTTGGAGAATTGTTAAAGAAATACGAAAGTTGGCGGTTCCTTAAACCGTTGTTGGCGAGCTTGACTGATGACGAATTGAATTTCGTTATACCCGTGAGGCCCATCGAGATGATGACTGATCTGTGGATCAACTTATTCGATTACGAATTGGTTTATTCAATTTGGAACAGTACCAAGCATTTGTTGACCGGAGACCAATTCTCAACCCTGTTGAAGAAAGTATTACAGTTTCGGTACTACATGGACGAAGGTTACAAATCGacgttgatgaaaatttggaatacagCTGAAGAACGTCATAGAGAGCATTTCGTCACTCTGCAAAAAGACGTAATCgagaaagtttatttttcatcggACTATCGCAATCATTCTCGTGGTTTGCAGTTTCTATCTGTCGTACTGGCTCATCCGATGGTGGATGCGGATTATAGAAAAGATTTGATCTTACAGCGCGGATACCAGTTAGCGATAAATCATAAGTATTCCGATGTCGAGGAAAtcatcaagatttttttgcccGATGCTGCGGATGTGGCTCAGCTCAAAAAGACTGTCATCGAATCGCCCGATGTGAAGAAGTTTTGCGTTGCGTTGTTTAATCACAAAAGTGATCCGGAGTATATCAATAAAtttgtccaattttacgctCCGGATGAAGCAACCATGACAGCTTATTTGAAGCAGATTGCCGAATCTAAGGCAGCCGAGTGA
- the LOC135834098 gene encoding uncharacterized protein LOC135834098 — translation MFEHRTIPGLAEDRRLVFYKSVPTLQDFASSTVALSIWFNYVEWSRTRNVIVAFNDNLAAALGIDSNYPEEIAQFVERLQTPKRIEAMIKASVYQVGQNMTECISYYDDAFGLPVTLYGIEYFDINWFVWYRNGQIDYRKTASRVLLSEEREISDEAEEPEERKFLILCKYCMEEEIRTIPLTASLLESRSFRFANFEHNFLTYYWVCFLKNELHQIPLGNFTSINVVMAKRCTYEERYAFQYFWNRLGDADRLLVIGDGFESRFQCGVISTMSVEQQGLMFYRMPPGESVVNFFNHLDILGVAFSTWMLVKDRITMEQFSRLVVTLFSRWIYEFAGQSLGNGL, via the coding sequence ATGTTCGAGCATAGAACGATTCCAGGACTAGCCGAAGATAGACGTTTGGTGTTCTACAAATCTGTGCCAACGTTACAAGATTTTGCATCCAGCACCGTAGCTTTGAGTATATGGTTCAATTATGTGGAGTGGAGTCGAACTAGAAACGTCATTGTTGCGTTTAATGACAATTTGGCTGCGGCACTCGGTATCGATAGCAATTACCCTGAAGAAATAGCTCAATTCGTAGAACGGTTGCAAACGCCTAAACGTATCGAAGCAATGATCAAGGCTTCAGTGTACCAGGTGGGCCAGAATATGACCGAGTGTATCAGCTATTACGATGATGCATTCGGATTGCCGGTGACATTATACGGTATCGAGTATTTCGATATAAATTGGTTCGTATGGTATCGAAATGGACAAATTGATTATAGAAAAACTGCCTCCAGAGTGTTGTTATCCGAGGAAAGAGAAATTTCGGACGAGGCGGAGGAGCCTGAGGAGAGAAAATTCTTGATATTGTGTAAATATTGTATGGAAGAAGAGATACGAACCATTCCGCTGACTGCGAGTCTCCTCGAATCCCGATCCTTccgttttgcaaattttgagcataattttttgacatattACTGggtttgctttttgaaaaacgaattgcACCAAATCCCTTTGGGTAACTTCACCTCGATCAACGTCGTAATGGCCAAAAGGTGTACGTACGAGGAAAGATACGCTTTccagtatttttggaatcgattAGGTGACGCAGATCGCTTATTAGTTATCGGCGATGGTTTCGAATCGCGATTTCAATGTGGTGTTATCTCAACCATGTCTGTCGAGCAGCAAGGTCTAATGTTTTATCGAATGCCGCCCGGTGAATCAGTGGTGAATTTCTTCAACCATTTGGATATCTTGGGTGTGGCATTTTCGACTTGGATGCTGGTGAAAGACCGTATTACGATGGAACAATTCTCTCGTTTAGTAGTCACGTTATTCTCGCGTTGGATCTATGAATTTGCTGGTCAAAGTTTGGGAAACGGCCTCTGA
- the LOC135836424 gene encoding uncharacterized protein LOC135836424 isoform X2: protein MENPIILRWFPQTLQSIAASQCALIYLRHHYHSRFHDLYPDETVNCNWFWKCESISCDIFHAPKPIKDIIDHHVKQLLKKWISWLNWCGIRFYLKYGDKMLYILDHVELSNGEFDYKSAAKRFVTSDEWSAVEKYQIACLYCLEDDVKRLWHSVPDGASIKESTFDAEPVIYYWNCRMKNELDKIPGNEHDSVELRVLLSERVDDRFQIEYFWGKLNAEEQNSNLKIILRDERTTTYLLPKLNSSQQGYLFRNKPHRLLVNLIGRSGAGGNLSLVLQVWNYVKNSIPGYKFIHLMRELWCFVEMHVEYFCYANVPPLLSGIWTDAPDNLKKYVIERILNRSDDANGADDDDYDYAYNVEFFLDLLSFLRPEFRRNIWNNCWDKFICYASTSDLHEAMKLCFDNEDSLVQFKENEMLNHPSLETKFYLSIEHDSGDEFNKYLQFCLSDEHRLLEVKKQFVDSIMNDGVFDLPSDRFTMKVIDFVNGVFPSLDLARQFRENFIAENLHVVVDLANKNRLLDVKSTVDCFLSSSDECKTAVKKKMYEICENILKSNQFKKFRVRDWHQFLKWCAPSEEEIVKLRESLRVDDIFEKLLPKAVQKSMYFPRYSTALDSFLLWYFTSEEAARMYKRSKISSFLSNNLVTNTFRSGCDRSISMILSWFYDDDVAEIENFRVNFTPND, encoded by the coding sequence ATGGAAAATCCAATCATTCTACGCTGGTTTCCTCAAACTCTACAGTCTATAGCTGCCTCTCAATGCGCACTGATTTATTTACGCCATCATTATCATTCTCGCTTTCACGACCTGTACCCTGATGAAACCGTGAACTGTAATTGGTTCTGGAAATGCGAAAGCATCTCCTGCGATATATTCCACGCTCCGAAGCCTATCAAGGATATTATTGATCATCATGTTaagcagcttttgaaaaaatggatttcgtGGTTGAATTGGTGTGGTATTCGATTCTATTTGAAATACGGTGACAAAATGTTGTATATATTGGATCATGTTGAACTCTCGAACGGCGAATTTGACTACAAAAGTGCTGCTAAGCGCTTTGTGACGAGTGACGAGTGGTCAGCGGTCGAAAAATACCAAATCGCCTGTTTGTATTGTTTGGAAGATGACGTAAAACGTTTGTGGCATTCGGTACCGGATGGAGCTTCGATTAAGGAGAGTACTTTTGACGCAGAACCGGTGATTTATTATTGGAATTGTCgtatgaaaaatgaacttgacaAGATACCTGGTAATGAACACGATTCGGTAGAGTTGCGTGTGTTATTATCTGAAAGAGTCGACGATCGGTtccaaattgaatatttttggggTAAATTGAACGCGGAagaacaaaattcaaatcttaAGATCATTTTGAGGGATGAACGTACCACTACGTATTTGTTACCGAAGTTGAATTCTTCTCAACAGGGGTATCTTTTTAGGAACAAGCCTCACCGTttgttggtcaatttgataGGAAGAAGTGGGGCCGGGGGAAATTTGAGTTTAGTTTTGCAAGTATGGAATTATGTGAAAAATTCGATCCCAGGTTATAAATTCATTCATCTGATGAGAGAATTATGGTGTTTTGTTGAGATGCATGTTGAGTATTTTTGTTACGCAAACGTACCACCCCTGCTGTCAGGTATATGGACCGATGCACcggataatttgaaaaaatacgtgatCGAGCGTATTCTGAATCGCTCAGATGATGCAAATGGTGCAGATGATGATGATTACGATTATGCATATAACGTTgagttttttctcgatcttcTGAGCTTTTTGCGGCCCGAATTCAGACGAAATATATGGAATAATTGTTGGGATAAGTTTATCTGTTATGCGAGTACGTCTGATTTACACGAAGCGATGAAATTGTGTTTCGATAATGAAGACAGTCTTgttcaatttaaagaaaacgAGATGCTGAATCATCCCTCTTTGGAAACTAAGTTTTATCTGTCTATTGAACACGACTCAGGTGACGAATTCAACAAATACTTACAGTTTTGTTTATCGGACGAGCATCGTTTGCTTGAAGTGAAGAAACAATTCGTCGATTCGATAATGAATGATGGTGTTTTTGATCTGCCTTCAGATAGATTTACGATGAAGGTAATCGACTTCGTAAACGGTGTATTTCCATCTTTAGATTTGGCTAGGCAATTTAGAGAGAATTTTATCGCAGAAAATTTGCACGTGGTGGTTGATTTGGCGAATAAGAACCGTTTACTCGATGTCAAAAGTACTGTCGATTGCTTTTTATCCTCTTCCGATGAGTGTAAAACTgcagtgaagaaaaaaatgtacgagatttgtgaaaatattttgaagtcGAACCAATTCAAAAAGTTTCGTGTACGAGATTGGCATCAATTTCTGAAATGGTGCGCTCCCAGCGAGGAAGAAATAGTAAAGTTGAGGGAGTCTTTACGTGTAGAtgatatatttgaaaaacttttacctAAAGCTGTTCAAAAATCGATGTACTTTCCTCGATATTCTACTGCTTTGGATAGTTTTCTGTTATGGTATTTTACGAGCGAAGAAGCTGCGAGAATGTATAAAAGGAGTAAGATCAGCAGTTTTTTAAGCAATAACTTGGTGACGAACACTTTTAGAAGTGGATGCGATCGTAGTATTTCTATGATATTGAGTTGGTTTTACGACGACGATGTCgctgaaattgagaattttcgagTGAATTTCACCCCCAATgactag